One Rhodospirillales bacterium DNA segment encodes these proteins:
- a CDS encoding phenylalanine--tRNA ligase subunit beta, with translation MKFTLSWLKDHLETAASLDEITARLPMIGLEVESVVDRAAPLRDFVVAEVISAAPHPNADKLQVLSVDTGCERLQVVCGAPNARAGLKGVFAKVGSVIPDGGVTLKPAKIRGVDSSGMMLSEREMQLSDAHTGIVELPADAVVGSAAAEAMGLADPLIDVAITPNRGDCLGVRGIARDLAAAGLGRLKPLDVAPVKGEGACPIGVRLAFAEGTGDACSYFAGRLIRGVVNRPSPKWLQDRLTAVGLRPISALVDITNYVTADLCRPLHVFDADRLTTHTTGGLTVRLAGEGETLAALNDKTYALTPEMTVVADDAGAQALGGVIGGEPTACSEATVNVFVESALFDPVRTAMTGRALSIASDARYRFERGIDAAFVEPGLEVATRLILELCGGEASEVVVAGAAPSAPAPIAFRPRRVETLAGVSATDAECAAILAALGFAGPFSGETWSVGVPSWRNDIAGEACLVEEVVRLMGFARIPALDLPRLASLPAPALTPAQRRRARVRRTLAARGLIEAVTYSFLASRAATLFGGGDDTGGGGLRLVNAISADLDTMRPSLLPNLIEAAGRNAARGQKDAALFEVGPQYAGSAPEQQAIVAASVRAGRSGERHWAVAVRPVDAFDAKADALAALDAAGARTDKLTVEPLAPAWYHPGRSGALKLGPKQVLAWFGEVHPRVLQQLGVAGPIVASEVFLDAVAPKAPSTAARPALTLSALQPLERDFAFVVDAGVSADAVVRAARAADKALIADVRVFDVYEGGSLGEGRKSLAITAVLAPAERTLTDAEIDALGARLIAAVSKATGATLRS, from the coding sequence GTGAAATTCACCCTCTCCTGGCTGAAGGACCACCTCGAAACCGCGGCGAGCCTCGACGAGATCACCGCCCGGCTGCCGATGATCGGCCTCGAGGTTGAGAGCGTCGTCGATCGCGCCGCGCCGTTGCGCGACTTCGTCGTCGCCGAGGTAATCTCTGCCGCCCCGCACCCCAATGCCGACAAGTTGCAGGTGTTGAGCGTCGATACCGGGTGCGAGCGGCTGCAGGTGGTGTGCGGCGCACCCAACGCCCGTGCCGGCCTCAAGGGCGTGTTCGCTAAGGTGGGCTCGGTGATCCCCGACGGCGGGGTGACCTTGAAGCCGGCGAAGATCCGCGGTGTCGACAGCTCGGGGATGATGCTCTCCGAGCGCGAGATGCAGCTTTCGGATGCGCACACCGGCATCGTCGAGCTTCCCGCCGACGCCGTCGTCGGCTCCGCCGCCGCCGAGGCGATGGGCCTCGCCGATCCGCTGATCGACGTCGCCATCACCCCCAACCGCGGCGACTGCCTCGGCGTGCGCGGTATCGCCCGCGACTTGGCCGCCGCCGGGCTCGGCCGCCTCAAGCCGTTGGATGTGGCGCCGGTCAAGGGGGAAGGAGCCTGCCCGATCGGCGTGCGTCTCGCTTTCGCCGAAGGAACCGGGGACGCCTGCTCTTACTTCGCCGGGCGGCTGATCCGCGGTGTCGTCAACCGGCCGAGCCCCAAGTGGCTGCAGGACCGCCTCACTGCGGTGGGCCTGCGGCCGATCTCGGCGCTGGTCGATATCACCAACTACGTCACCGCCGATCTCTGCCGGCCGCTGCACGTCTTCGATGCCGACCGACTGACGACGCACACAACCGGCGGACTGACCGTCCGCCTCGCCGGCGAGGGGGAGACGCTGGCGGCGCTCAACGACAAGACCTACGCGCTCACCCCGGAGATGACCGTGGTTGCCGATGATGCCGGCGCGCAGGCGCTGGGCGGGGTGATCGGCGGCGAGCCGACCGCCTGCAGCGAGGCGACGGTCAATGTCTTCGTCGAATCGGCGCTGTTCGATCCGGTGCGCACGGCGATGACCGGCCGGGCGCTGTCGATCGCCTCCGATGCCCGTTACCGCTTCGAGCGCGGCATCGATGCCGCCTTCGTCGAGCCCGGCCTTGAGGTCGCCACCCGGCTGATCCTCGAGCTGTGCGGCGGCGAGGCGAGCGAGGTGGTCGTCGCCGGCGCCGCGCCGTCCGCGCCGGCGCCGATCGCCTTTCGCCCGCGGCGGGTTGAGACGCTCGCCGGCGTTTCCGCCACGGATGCGGAGTGCGCGGCGATCCTTGCCGCGCTCGGCTTTGCCGGCCCGTTTAGCGGTGAGACATGGAGCGTCGGCGTGCCGAGCTGGCGCAACGATATCGCCGGCGAGGCCTGCCTCGTCGAGGAAGTGGTGCGCTTGATGGGATTCGCCCGTATCCCGGCACTCGACCTGCCGCGCCTCGCCAGCCTGCCGGCGCCGGCGCTCACCCCGGCGCAGCGCCGCCGCGCCCGGGTGCGGCGGACGCTCGCCGCCCGCGGGCTGATCGAGGCGGTGACCTATTCGTTTCTCGCCTCCCGCGCCGCGACGCTGTTCGGTGGCGGCGACGATACCGGCGGCGGTGGCTTGCGCCTGGTCAATGCGATCAGCGCCGATCTCGATACCATGCGCCCATCGCTGCTGCCCAACCTGATCGAGGCGGCGGGGCGCAATGCCGCGCGCGGCCAGAAGGACGCGGCGCTGTTCGAGGTCGGCCCGCAGTATGCCGGCAGCGCTCCCGAGCAGCAGGCGATCGTCGCCGCGTCGGTGCGCGCCGGGCGCAGTGGCGAGCGGCACTGGGCGGTTGCCGTCCGACCGGTTGATGCCTTCGACGCCAAGGCGGATGCGCTCGCCGCGCTCGATGCCGCTGGAGCGAGGACCGACAAGCTGACCGTCGAGCCGCTCGCTCCCGCCTGGTACCATCCCGGTCGCTCCGGCGCGCTCAAGCTCGGCCCCAAGCAGGTGCTCGCCTGGTTCGGCGAGGTTCACCCGCGCGTCCTGCAGCAGCTCGGCGTCGCCGGGCCGATCGTCGCTTCGGAGGTCTTCCTCGATGCCGTCGCGCCCAAGGCGCCGTCCACCGCGGCAAGGCCGGCGCTGACGCTCTCGGCGCTGCAGCCCCTTGAGCGCGACTTCGCCTTCGTCGTCGATGCCGGGGTCAGCGCCGATGCCGTGGTCCGCGCCGCCCGCGCCGCCGACAAGGCGCTGATCGCCGATGTGCGCGTCTTCGATGTCTACGAAGGCGGCAGCCTCGGCGAGGGGCGCAAGTCGCTGGCCATCACCGCGGTGCTCGCGCCCGCCGAGCGCACGCTGACCGACGCCGAGATCGACGCGCTCGGTGCCCGGCTGATCGCCGCCGTCAGCAAAGCCACCGGCGCCACCTTGCGCAGTTAA
- a CDS encoding PQQ-dependent sugar dehydrogenase: protein MAQRRSFRAGVRVLALVAGALMVHLNHVWAETTPLPNRDDITVRKVLSTTAPSVAIRLARDPRDGTLYLARRSGNIFRIDLATPALTLVYGAGAHGLHNAQGFAIGPDGTMYVVGNADVSGMRTQATIVKGVPQPGGGRLWSVLAQTEPYPKSNTPYDHRFNGLAVGPDGALLFVNSGSRTDHGEVESAGGLYPETREVGLTACILRLPTRGADIVLRNDRSWLKSNGYLFAEGTRNSFDLAFSPQGDLFATENGPTNDTSDELNWLRPGRHYGFPWRIGGGNNPQQFPGYNPDNDKLLNPVFEAVSEGLWHTDPGFPKRPAVPMIEPIVNRGPDADRIRDRVTGDIADASDLGRGVRTFTAHRSPLGLVFDQENALSPEFRGDGFVLAWSTGDPAGDSLAGPFEDAGQDLLHLAFTKKNGAYFVKATQIVSGFNNPIDAAMAGNVIWVLDYGGTQALWEVTLPKE from the coding sequence ATGGCACAACGACGATCGTTTCGCGCGGGTGTGCGCGTGCTGGCGCTCGTCGCCGGGGCGCTGATGGTTCATCTTAACCACGTTTGGGCAGAGACGACGCCGTTGCCGAACCGCGACGACATCACGGTGCGCAAGGTACTGTCGACCACGGCCCCGTCGGTCGCCATTCGCCTTGCCAGGGACCCGCGAGACGGGACCCTTTATCTCGCCCGGCGCAGTGGCAACATCTTCCGCATCGACCTGGCGACGCCGGCGCTCACTCTCGTCTACGGTGCTGGCGCGCACGGGCTGCACAACGCGCAAGGGTTCGCCATCGGACCGGACGGAACGATGTACGTCGTCGGCAATGCCGACGTGAGCGGCATGCGCACCCAGGCGACCATCGTCAAGGGAGTCCCCCAGCCGGGGGGAGGGCGTCTGTGGTCCGTTCTCGCCCAGACCGAGCCCTATCCGAAGAGCAATACCCCCTATGATCACCGGTTCAACGGCCTCGCCGTTGGCCCGGATGGCGCGCTGCTGTTCGTCAACAGCGGCTCGCGCACCGATCATGGTGAAGTGGAATCGGCAGGCGGCCTTTATCCCGAGACGCGCGAGGTCGGCTTGACCGCGTGCATCCTGCGCCTTCCCACCCGAGGCGCCGATATCGTTCTGCGCAACGACCGCTCCTGGCTGAAAAGCAACGGCTATTTGTTCGCGGAGGGTACGCGCAATTCGTTCGACCTCGCCTTCTCGCCGCAAGGCGATCTGTTCGCGACCGAGAACGGGCCAACCAACGATACGTCGGACGAGCTGAATTGGCTGCGTCCCGGCCGGCACTACGGTTTCCCCTGGCGGATCGGCGGCGGCAACAATCCGCAGCAATTCCCAGGCTACAACCCCGATAACGACAAGCTGCTGAACCCGGTCTTCGAGGCGGTGAGCGAGGGCTTGTGGCACACCGACCCCGGCTTTCCGAAACGACCGGCGGTCCCCATGATCGAGCCGATCGTCAATCGCGGGCCGGACGCCGACCGCATCCGCGATCGCGTGACCGGTGACATCGCCGATGCGAGCGATCTCGGCCGCGGGGTGCGCACCTTTACCGCTCACCGCAGCCCGCTCGGCCTGGTGTTCGACCAGGAGAACGCGCTTTCCCCGGAGTTTCGCGGCGATGGCTTCGTGCTTGCCTGGTCCACCGGCGATCCCGCCGGCGACAGCCTCGCCGGTCCGTTCGAGGACGCGGGGCAGGATCTCCTGCATCTCGCGTTTACCAAAAAGAACGGCGCCTATTTCGTCAAGGCGACGCAGATTGTCAGCGGCTTCAACAATCCGATCGATGCGGCAATGGCCGGCAATGTCATCTGGGTGCTCGACTACGGTGGCACCCAGGCGCTGTGGGAGGTCACGCTTCCGAAGGAATAG
- the ffh gene encoding signal recognition particle protein: protein MFDGLSERLTGIFDRLRKRGALSEADVGEALREVRVALLEADVSLPVVKDFISGVRARAVGQEVLRSVTPAQMVVKIVHDHLIEILSPGEGEERRPSEDGAGINLVGTPPVVVLLVGLQGSGKTTTAGKLAVRLRKREKKRVLLASLDVYRPAAQQQLAILGQQTDTTVLDIVVGEEPVAIALRALDVGRRQGFDVIILDTAGRLSIDERMMEEAAAVKAAARPVETLLVADALTGQDAVALARSFHEKVGITGIVLTRVDGDARGGAALSMRAVTGCPIRLIGVGESLDALDTFQPRRIAGRILGMGDVVSLVERAADVIEREDAEKLAQKLVKGEFNLEDMAAQFKQLRKMGDLKGLLGLLPGIGKIKQQLSDAKIDDKVIARQEAIILSMTPSERRNPKILNASRRRRIAAGSGATVQDVNRLLKQHQQMAMMMKKMGKMGKRGLLGGGLPAGMLPPGMLPPR from the coding sequence GTGTTCGATGGCCTGAGCGAGCGACTGACCGGGATTTTCGACCGGTTGCGCAAACGCGGCGCGCTGAGCGAAGCCGATGTCGGCGAGGCGCTGCGCGAGGTGCGCGTGGCGCTGCTCGAAGCCGACGTCTCGCTGCCGGTGGTCAAAGACTTCATCTCCGGCGTGCGCGCGCGCGCGGTTGGCCAGGAGGTGCTGCGCAGCGTCACGCCGGCGCAGATGGTCGTCAAGATCGTTCACGATCATCTCATCGAGATCTTGAGTCCGGGTGAAGGCGAGGAACGGCGGCCCAGCGAAGACGGAGCCGGCATCAACCTCGTCGGCACGCCCCCCGTCGTGGTGCTCCTTGTCGGACTGCAGGGGTCCGGCAAGACGACGACAGCGGGCAAGCTCGCCGTTCGCCTGCGCAAGCGCGAGAAGAAGCGGGTGCTGCTGGCTTCGCTCGACGTCTACCGTCCGGCGGCGCAGCAGCAGCTCGCCATTCTCGGCCAGCAGACGGACACTACCGTGCTCGACATCGTCGTCGGCGAGGAGCCTGTGGCGATCGCGTTGCGGGCGCTCGACGTCGGCCGCCGCCAGGGCTTCGATGTTATCATCCTCGATACCGCCGGCCGCCTTTCGATCGACGAGCGGATGATGGAGGAGGCGGCGGCGGTCAAGGCGGCGGCGCGCCCCGTTGAAACATTGCTCGTCGCCGATGCGCTGACCGGACAGGATGCCGTGGCGCTGGCGCGATCGTTCCACGAGAAAGTCGGCATCACCGGCATCGTGCTGACCCGGGTCGACGGCGACGCGCGGGGCGGCGCGGCGCTCTCGATGCGCGCGGTTACCGGTTGTCCCATCCGGCTGATCGGCGTCGGCGAATCGCTGGACGCGCTCGATACCTTTCAGCCGCGACGGATCGCCGGGCGCATCCTTGGCATGGGAGATGTGGTCAGCCTCGTCGAGCGCGCCGCCGACGTCATTGAGCGCGAGGATGCCGAAAAGCTGGCGCAGAAGCTGGTCAAGGGCGAATTCAACCTTGAGGACATGGCGGCGCAGTTCAAGCAGTTGCGCAAGATGGGCGATCTCAAGGGGCTGCTTGGCCTGCTGCCCGGTATCGGCAAGATCAAGCAGCAGCTCAGTGACGCCAAGATTGACGACAAGGTGATCGCGCGTCAGGAGGCGATCATCTTGTCGATGACGCCGAGCGAACGCCGGAACCCGAAGATTCTCAATGCCTCACGGCGCCGGCGCATCGCGGCCGGGTCGGGGGCTACGGTGCAAGATGTCAATCGCCTACTGAAACAGCACCAGCAGATGGCGATGATGATGAAGAAGATGGGTAAGATGGGCAAGCGCGGGCTATTGGGTGGTGGGCTGCCGGCGGGCATGCTCCCACCGGGAATGCTGCCGCCGCGTTAG
- the rpsP gene encoding 30S ribosomal protein S16, which produces MSVRIRLARGGAKKRPFYRIVVADSRSPRDGRFIEVLGTYNPMLKQEHPDRIVLKSERVQHWLQHGATPSERVARFCASAGLMELPERPQQAKKSQPKAKAQERLKAAAAEAAEQAAS; this is translated from the coding sequence ATGAGCGTGAGAATTCGCCTGGCTCGCGGTGGCGCCAAGAAGCGTCCCTTTTACCGCATCGTTGTCGCCGACTCGCGCAGCCCGCGCGACGGCCGCTTCATTGAAGTGCTGGGCACCTATAATCCGATGCTCAAGCAGGAACATCCGGACCGGATCGTGCTCAAGTCCGAGCGCGTGCAGCACTGGCTGCAGCACGGCGCGACTCCGAGCGAGCGGGTTGCGCGCTTTTGCGCCTCGGCCGGCCTGATGGAACTGCCCGAGCGCCCTCAGCAGGCGAAAAAATCACAGCCGAAGGCGAAGGCGCAGGAGCGGCTCAAGGCCGCCGCGGCAGAGGCGGCCGAGCAGGCGGCATCCTGA
- the rimM gene encoding 16S rRNA processing protein RimM: protein MAANCSTKRWGDTRVCIGEITAAHGVRGELCVRSFAAEPADFVAYGPLETETGDRLLHLRIVGQKKAGFIVRAAGIEDRTLAEALRGEKLFVRRARLPALSADEFYHADLVGLAAEVDDAAANGGVQVHGRVAAVHDFGAGPILEITFDDGPSMLVPFNREAVPVVDIDAGCIVVAALPGLTSPDPASLEQDVPSPDESDEPLEPEGERASC from the coding sequence ATGGCGGCGAATTGTTCAACGAAGCGTTGGGGCGACACGCGTGTCTGCATCGGGGAGATCACCGCTGCGCACGGCGTAAGGGGTGAGCTGTGTGTGCGCAGCTTTGCCGCCGAGCCGGCGGATTTTGTTGCCTATGGCCCCCTGGAAACCGAAACTGGCGACCGGCTTTTGCACCTGCGCATCGTCGGGCAAAAGAAGGCGGGGTTCATCGTTCGTGCCGCCGGGATCGAAGATCGTACCCTCGCCGAGGCGCTTCGCGGGGAGAAGCTGTTCGTCCGCCGCGCCCGCCTGCCGGCGCTGTCGGCGGACGAATTCTACCATGCGGACCTCGTCGGCCTTGCGGCCGAGGTCGACGATGCGGCTGCGAACGGTGGAGTTCAGGTGCACGGGCGCGTCGCGGCTGTGCACGATTTCGGTGCCGGGCCGATTCTCGAGATCACCTTCGACGATGGCCCGTCGATGCTGGTGCCGTTCAACCGCGAAGCGGTCCCCGTCGTCGACATCGACGCGGGATGCATCGTCGTTGCCGCCTTGCCAGGGCTGACGTCGCCAGATCCGGCATCGCTGGAGCAAGACGTCCCCTCGCCCGACGAGAGCGATGAGCCGCTCGAACCCGAAGGGGAGCGCGCGTCATGCTGA
- the rplS gene encoding 50S ribosomal protein L19: MTIIEELENEQIAALTAAGSPPWFAPGDTLRVKVKVVEGSRERQQAFEGVCIARRNRGLNSSFTVRKISYGEGVERVFPLYSPSIAAIEVVRRGDVRRAKLYYLRSRRGKSARISEKTDGYVAKVTAAERETAAQQKQAAAQAQAKPVASETEPA, translated from the coding sequence ATGACGATCATCGAGGAACTGGAAAACGAACAAATCGCGGCGCTCACGGCCGCCGGATCACCACCCTGGTTTGCTCCCGGCGACACGCTGCGGGTGAAGGTGAAGGTGGTCGAGGGCTCTCGCGAGCGCCAGCAGGCATTCGAGGGCGTCTGCATTGCGCGGCGCAATCGCGGTCTGAACTCGTCATTTACCGTGCGCAAGATCTCGTACGGAGAGGGCGTCGAGCGGGTTTTTCCGCTTTATTCGCCGTCCATCGCCGCGATCGAGGTCGTGCGTCGCGGTGACGTGCGCCGGGCGAAGCTGTACTATCTGCGCTCGCGTCGCGGCAAGAGCGCGCGCATCTCCGAGAAGACGGACGGCTACGTCGCCAAGGTCACGGCGGCCGAGCGCGAAACGGCGGCACAGCAAAAGCAGGCAGCCGCGCAGGCGCAGGCCAAGCCAGTGGCGAGCGAAACCGAACCCGCCTGA
- the leuC gene encoding 3-isopropylmalate dehydratase large subunit yields the protein MAKPRTLFDKIWDAHLVDVQADGTCLLYVDRHLVHEVTSPQAFEGLRTAMRSVRRPDSTLAVADHNVPTTDRSRGITDTESRIQIETLAQNCADFGVPYFSMADERQGIVHIIGPEQGFTLPGTTIVCGDSHTATHGAFGALAFGIGTSEVEHVLATQTLLQAPAKNMRVAIRGDLPTGIGAKDLILAIISAIGTAGGTGYVIEYCGEAVRKLSMEGRMTVCNMTIEAGARAGLIAPDETTFDYLKGRPMAPAGAAWEQALDWWRTLPSDDGAVYDKDVVLDAASIEPLVTWGTSPEDVVPVTSVVPDPAGAASESKRRAMERSLQYMGLKAGMRIQDVRIDRVFIGSCTNGRIEDLREAALIARGRKVAAGVGAMVVPGSGLVKVQAEQEGLDRIFIDAGFEWREPGCSMCLAMNADRLEPGERCASTSNRNFEGRQGRGGRTHLMSPAMAVAAAIAGHLADVRDLLA from the coding sequence GTGGCGAAGCCGCGGACACTCTTCGACAAGATCTGGGATGCGCACCTCGTCGACGTGCAAGCAGACGGCACGTGCCTGCTTTACGTCGATCGGCATCTCGTTCATGAGGTGACGAGCCCTCAGGCCTTCGAGGGCCTGCGCACGGCGATGCGATCCGTGCGCAGGCCCGACTCCACGCTTGCTGTCGCCGATCACAACGTGCCGACGACGGACCGTTCGCGCGGCATTACCGATACTGAATCGCGCATCCAAATCGAAACCCTGGCGCAGAACTGCGCCGACTTCGGCGTGCCCTACTTCTCGATGGCCGACGAACGGCAGGGGATCGTGCACATCATCGGCCCGGAGCAGGGGTTCACTTTGCCGGGAACGACGATCGTTTGCGGCGATTCCCACACCGCGACGCACGGGGCCTTCGGCGCGCTCGCCTTCGGCATTGGCACGAGCGAGGTCGAGCACGTGCTGGCCACGCAGACGCTTTTGCAGGCGCCGGCGAAAAACATGCGGGTTGCAATCCGCGGCGACTTGCCGACAGGCATCGGTGCCAAGGACCTGATTCTCGCGATCATCAGCGCCATTGGTACCGCGGGCGGCACCGGCTATGTCATCGAGTACTGCGGTGAGGCCGTGCGCAAGCTGAGCATGGAAGGCCGGATGACGGTCTGCAACATGACCATCGAGGCGGGTGCCCGCGCGGGACTCATCGCCCCCGACGAGACCACCTTCGACTACCTCAAGGGCCGCCCCATGGCGCCCGCAGGCGCGGCGTGGGAGCAGGCGCTCGACTGGTGGCGGACCCTGCCGTCCGACGATGGCGCCGTCTACGACAAGGACGTAGTCCTTGACGCTGCCAGCATCGAGCCGCTGGTCACCTGGGGAACGAGCCCAGAGGACGTCGTGCCGGTCACAAGCGTCGTCCCCGATCCGGCCGGCGCGGCAAGCGAGAGCAAGCGGCGCGCGATGGAACGGTCCCTGCAATACATGGGACTGAAGGCCGGCATGCGCATTCAGGACGTCCGCATCGACCGAGTCTTCATCGGCTCATGCACAAACGGCCGCATTGAGGACCTTCGCGAAGCGGCGCTCATCGCCCGCGGGCGGAAAGTCGCGGCGGGTGTTGGCGCCATGGTGGTGCCGGGATCGGGGCTGGTCAAGGTTCAGGCCGAGCAGGAGGGACTGGATCGCATCTTTATCGATGCTGGTTTTGAATGGCGCGAGCCCGGTTGCTCCATGTGTCTTGCCATGAACGCCGACCGGCTGGAGCCGGGCGAGCGCTGTGCGTCAACGTCGAATCGCAACTTTGAGGGCCGCCAAGGGCGTGGTGGGCGGACGCACCTGATGAGCCCGGCAATGGCCGTTGCCGCGGCCATTGCCGGCCACCTCGCAGACGTGCGCGACTTGCTTGCCTGA
- the leuD gene encoding 3-isopropylmalate dehydratase small subunit, translated as MKPFTTLTGVAAPLPMMNVDTDMIIPKQFLKTIKRSGLGKSLFFEMRYDDAGAEVEDFVLNRPSYRQAVILIAGENFGCGSSREHAPWALLDFGIRCIIASSYADIFFNNCFKNGILPIRLPKEQVDVLSAMAGLGANATFTIDLIGQTIQTPDGAQIGFDVDPFRKACLIGGLDDIGLTLQKVEKITAFEQRQATEQPWLRSPAA; from the coding sequence ATGAAACCCTTCACCACCTTGACCGGCGTTGCGGCGCCCCTACCGATGATGAATGTCGATACCGACATGATCATCCCCAAGCAGTTCTTGAAAACGATCAAGCGCTCCGGCCTCGGCAAGAGCCTGTTCTTCGAGATGCGTTACGACGATGCCGGGGCGGAGGTCGAAGACTTCGTGCTCAACCGCCCGTCTTATCGCCAAGCGGTTATTCTGATCGCAGGCGAGAATTTTGGCTGTGGATCGTCCCGCGAACATGCGCCATGGGCGCTGCTCGATTTCGGCATAAGATGTATTATCGCTTCGAGCTATGCGGATATATTCTTTAATAACTGTTTCAAAAACGGCATTCTTCCCATCCGGCTTCCGAAGGAGCAGGTCGACGTCTTGTCGGCGATGGCCGGACTTGGCGCGAACGCGACATTTACCATCGATCTTATTGGACAGACAATCCAGACGCCCGATGGCGCTCAGATCGGCTTCGATGTCGATCCATTTCGCAAGGCCTGCCTGATCGGTGGATTGGACGACATCGGGCTGACCTTGCAGAAGGTGGAGAAGATCACTGCCTTCGAACAGCGGCAGGCCACCGAGCAGCCCTGGCTGCGATCACCCGCCGCATGA
- the leuB gene encoding 3-isopropylmalate dehydrogenase yields the protein MAEKKTLLFLAGDGIGPEVMAEVVRLIDWLDRKRGFGFNIVEGLVGGASIDAHGTPLTDATMADALRADAVLLGAVGGPKWDNLSFELKPERGLLRLRKEMELFANLRPAVVFDALVDASPLKPEIVRGLDILILRELTGGVYFGQPRGIEDLPGGGRRGVNTQVYTTDEIVRIARIAFELAGKRSGKVCSVEKSNVMESGVLWRQDVQALHDAEFPAIELSHMYADNCAMQLIREPRQFDVILTDNLFGDMLSDEAAMLTGSLGMLPSASLGAAGADGRRRALYEPVHGSAPDIAGRGIANPLATLLSFAMCLRYSFDLGAEADLIETAIKSVLDGGLRTADIMQPGKARVSTRVMGETILRELDKLTA from the coding sequence ATGGCTGAAAAGAAAACACTCCTCTTCCTTGCTGGAGACGGCATCGGACCGGAAGTGATGGCCGAAGTCGTGCGGCTGATCGACTGGCTCGACCGCAAGCGTGGCTTCGGATTCAATATTGTCGAGGGGCTCGTCGGCGGGGCGTCGATCGATGCGCACGGCACGCCGCTCACCGACGCGACGATGGCGGACGCGCTGCGCGCCGACGCCGTGCTTCTCGGCGCCGTTGGCGGTCCGAAGTGGGACAATCTGTCGTTCGAGCTCAAGCCGGAACGTGGCCTTCTGCGCTTGCGCAAGGAAATGGAGCTCTTCGCCAATCTCCGCCCGGCGGTGGTCTTCGACGCGTTGGTCGATGCCTCGCCGCTCAAGCCGGAAATCGTGCGGGGGCTCGACATTTTGATTCTGCGGGAACTGACCGGCGGCGTTTACTTCGGCCAGCCGCGCGGTATCGAGGATTTGCCGGGCGGCGGCCGTCGCGGCGTGAATACGCAAGTCTATACGACCGACGAGATCGTACGGATCGCCCGCATTGCCTTCGAGCTCGCCGGGAAGCGCTCCGGGAAGGTGTGCTCGGTCGAGAAATCAAACGTCATGGAATCGGGCGTGCTCTGGCGTCAGGACGTGCAGGCCCTGCACGACGCCGAATTCCCCGCCATCGAGCTGAGCCATATGTACGCGGATAACTGCGCGATGCAGCTCATCCGGGAACCGCGACAGTTCGACGTTATTCTGACCGACAATCTGTTCGGCGATATGCTCTCGGACGAAGCGGCGATGTTGACCGGCTCGCTTGGCATGCTGCCCTCTGCTTCCCTCGGCGCTGCCGGGGCGGACGGGCGGCGGCGCGCACTCTATGAGCCGGTGCATGGCTCGGCGCCGGATATTGCCGGGCGGGGCATCGCCAACCCGCTCGCCACGCTGCTCAGCTTCGCCATGTGTCTGCGCTATTCCTTCGATCTTGGCGCCGAGGCGGACTTGATCGAGACGGCGATCAAGAGCGTGCTTGATGGCGGCCTGCGTACCGCCGATATCATGCAGCCTGGCAAGGCGCGCGTCTCGACCCGGGTGATGGGCGAGACCATTCTGCGCGAACTCGACAAGTTGACCGCCTGA
- a CDS encoding N-acetyltransferase → MTSAPGLVVRDAIVSDVEMIRRIYAHYVATGLATFEETTPPGAVMAERWRAVRSAGLPYLVAECKGDVVGYCYAAAYRSRSAYRFTVEDSVYVADGLSRRGVGRALLSTLIARCEAGPWRQMVAVIGDSNNTASISLHTNQGFRPVGTLNAVGFKLNRWVDCVLMQRALGEAASTPPKPGSAVGGLVRGDPA, encoded by the coding sequence ATGACGTCTGCTCCGGGCCTTGTCGTGCGTGACGCCATCGTGTCCGATGTGGAAATGATCCGGCGGATCTATGCGCACTATGTGGCTACCGGCCTTGCGACGTTCGAGGAAACCACGCCGCCGGGCGCCGTCATGGCCGAGCGGTGGCGGGCGGTGCGCAGCGCCGGGCTTCCCTATCTGGTGGCTGAGTGTAAGGGCGATGTCGTCGGCTATTGTTACGCCGCAGCCTATCGCAGCCGCTCGGCGTATCGTTTTACCGTCGAGGACTCGGTTTACGTCGCCGATGGTCTGAGCAGGCGCGGTGTCGGTCGAGCCTTGCTTTCGACGCTGATCGCGCGTTGCGAGGCGGGACCGTGGCGGCAGATGGTCGCCGTCATCGGCGACAGCAACAACACTGCGTCGATTTCTCTGCACACGAATCAGGGGTTCCGCCCGGTCGGCACACTCAACGCTGTCGGCTTCAAGCTCAACCGCTGGGTCGACTGCGTGCTCATGCAGCGCGCGCTGGGTGAGGCAGCGTCGACGCCGCCCAAACCCGGTTCTGCCGTTGGTGGACTCGTTCGCGGCGATCCCGCTTAG